The Geomonas agri genome contains the following window.
GTCCCTGTTGGCAGCGAACTGCTCGACGACATCCCGCCCGTCCACCGCCTGGATCACCTGGTAGCCGTACAGGCTGAGGATGGAGACCACGAGCTCGCGCACTTCGGCATCGTCCTCGGCAAGCAGGATGGTTTCGCTCCCGCCGACCGGGGCCTGAACCTGCGCGTCCTGGACATCCGCCTCGCCCGCTTTGGGCTGCTGCAACGGCAGGTAGATCCTGAAGGTGGTGCCATGCCCGAGCTCGCTATAGACGTTGATGATGCCGCTATGCTGCTTGATGATGCCGTAGACGATCGCCATGCCGAGACCGGTCCCTTTGCCGACCTCCTTGGTGGTATAAAACGGTTCGAAGATCCTCTTGCGGGTAGCTTCGTCCATGCCACTGCCGCTGTCCGACACGGTCACCACGGCGTATCTTCCCGGCTCGGCCCGCCCCGACTCGTGATCAAAGGGCGACTCCACCGCCTGCAGCCCGGTCTCGATGGTCAGCATGCCCCCCTTGGGCATGGAATCGCGCGCGTTGGTGGCCAGGTTGATCAGCACCTGTTCGAGCTGTCCCACGTCGGCGTGCACGATAAGCTGGTCGCCGTAGGTCACCGTCTTTAAGTGGATGTCCTCCCCGATCACCCTCAGGATGAATTTCTTGAAGTTCTCGATGACCCCGTTCAGGTCCACTGATTCCAGGTGGATGACCTGCTTGCGGCTGAACGCCAGCAGCCCCTGGGTAAGCTGCGCCGCCCGTTCGGAAGAGGACAGGATGTGATCGACCCACTCCTCCTCTTTGTCGCCGAGGCTGTCGTTCATCTTGAGCATGTTGCCGTAGCCCGTGATCACCTGCAGGATGTTGTTGAAGTCGTGGGCGACGCCGCCGGCCAACTGTCCCACCGCCTCCATCTTCTGCGACTGGCGCAGCTGCTCTTCCAGGTGGATGCGCTCGGCAAGGATGCGGGATAACTTGATCGAGCTGAAACTGAGCGTGGAAATAACCTTGGTGAGTTCGGCGTAGAACTTCATGCCGGCCTCGGCCGCTTCCCTGCTGAACCGGGGCACACGCTCCAGCGCAGCCAGGTACTCCTTTTCGTCAAACCCGTAGCGCATCGCCTGTTCCCGGAAAACTTCCAGGTTGGGCGGATCGTCATCGTAGAAGAATTGCCCGATGAAAACGTTGCCGACATGCTTTCCCCCTACCTCGATCGGGGTCACCATGTCCCACATATTGTTCTTGCAGCGATAGAGTTTGTGGGTACCCACCGCAACCCCCCTCGTCAGCACGGTGTCGCTTTCCAGGCAGTTCTTGCAGGCCTCGGGATGAACCCGGTGGAACTTGGTGCAGATGTCCTGCCACCCTACCGATACCAGCACCTTGCCCGAAACATCGAGGACGGCCCCCAGCATCCCGGTGATCCGGTAAAAATCCTCCATCATGGCCTGCAGCGTCTCGGTGTCGATGATGTCCGACAGTTCCAGGGCGCCGATGTCACCTTCCGGTTCCAGGATCGCCTGCAGCTTGTGCCGGACCGTCTCCTCGCTCTCTTTGAGCGCGACCTCGGCCCTGCGCCGCTCCTCGACCTCCTCCTCCAGCACCGCGGTCTGCTCTTCAAGCAGCGCCGTCTGCTCCTGTAGCGCCTCCTGCGTCAGTTCCCGCTCCGCCAGCTGTTCCTCGAGCTCGGCACCTTTTTTCTTCAGCTCGTCTTCGAGCTGCTTGAGTTCGGTGATGTCGGTGGAAATACCGCAAAGCCCATATATGACACCATCTTCATCCTTAAGCGGGAGTTTCACGGTCCAGTAGCTGCGCGGCTGTTCATTCTCGGCCGCCAGGTTGGTTTCTTCCCTTTTCACCGTCAGCCCTTCCTCCAGCACCGGGGCATCACTCACGACGATCTCACGGACCGACTCCGGCGAGAAGAAGGCGGCGTCGGTCTTGCCCACGATCTCATCCTCGGGCTGGCTGAACAGCTCGCACACCTTGCGGTTGGCGTAGGTATAACGATACTGGGTGTCCTTTATGAAGATATAGGCGCCGACGTTGTCAAGTATGGTGTCCAGGCGCAGCTTGCTTTCGCGCAGGGCAGCCTCGGCCGCTTTGCGTTCGCGGTTGCGTTTGTAGAAGAAATAGACGGCAAGGCACGCCACCAGCAGTGCGAAGGGAAGCAGGTACTGCAGCATGTCCCGAAAGCTCGGTTCCTTGGTCTCGTAGACCCCGAACCACTTCTGGTACAGCTCGTCGTAATCCCCGTCAGCCTTGGTCAGCGCCAGTCCCTCATTCAGCGCGGCCAAAAGGTCCGACTCCCCCTTGTGAACGCCGAAGGTGAACTTCTGGGCGTAGCCGGCCTTGACATCGAGGGCCCGTACGTTGTCGATGTGCAGCTCCCGCAGCGTCTGCACCCCGACGAGCTTGCTGACCAGCATGGCGTCATGCTTGCCCGAAGCAAGGAGCTGCAGACCTTCCCGGGCGTCGTTGACCAGCACCAGTTGCTTTTGCCACCCCCTGGACACCGCGTACTCGTTGGCCAGGTCCGCTTTGAAGACGATGATGGACTTTCCCGCCAGGTCCGCCTCCGACTTGATGCGGGAATCCCCCTTGCGCACGAAGATGGCCCCGTTCACGGTGACATGGGGAACGCTGAAATCGGTGTAGCGGTGGCGCTCCTCCGAGGTGGCGATGTTGACCAGCACATCGACCTTGCCGTCCTTGAACTCCTGGAGCAGCTCGCCCCACGGCCTGACCCTGATGGTATATTTGAGCCCCGCCTCCCGGGCTACCTCTTTCCAGAGTTCCACGGCGAAGCCGCCAGCCGTATCGTCGGTACTGCCGGTGGAGAACGGTGGGAAATTCTCCTCGCTGCCGACCACCAGCGTTTTTTGGGAGTAATCGGCGGCCGGTGCCGTGGTGACGCAGGCGAGAAGGCATACGATGAGGATCAAACGTTTGAACATACCCAACCCTTTAGTCGATGCGACGTTGTAGCGACTAACGTACTGTCTCAGGGACTGATATAATCAGAGAGGTTTAAATCTTAATGAATTACCAACATAAGATAACAGGAAAAGCGAACTCGTAAAGCAAGTTCGCTTTTCCTGATTGAGAAAGAGGACGGGTTAATTATTTACAGGGAAGAAGGGATACAGGGGATACGCCATGACCAAAAAGTTTCTGTGGTTGAGTTGTTTGCGTGACTGCTTTTCAAAAGAGGTAGCGTGAAGAACTCCGCGTACCAGCCGAGAACGTGGAGAAGCCTCTCGGATAACAAACAAAAACCTCTCAAGGCGACATCGCGCCATCTCCGCGTACTTTGCGGAACTGCGTTCAAGCCATGCCTGGTTTACCCATAAGCCTTATTCCTTTCAACCCCTTCATCCCCTTCATCCCCGGTATGTGCGCCTTGTTCCTGGCTGTTGCCGAGTTGCGGGGAGGGACGGCCGAGGTGGAACCCCTGGGCGTAGTCGATGCCGACGCTTTGCACCGCCTGCAGGATTTCCTCCGACTCGATGTACTCGGCGATGGTGCTGATGTTGAATTCCTTGGCGAGAATGGCGAGCGTCTTCACGAAGGCCATGTCGCGGTAGTCGTTGAGCATGTTCCTGACGAAGACCCCCTCGATCTTCACGAAGTCGATGGGGAACTGCCGTATGTATTGGAACGAGGAGAAGCCCGATCCGAAATCGTCGATGGCGAACTTGAACCCCTGCGATTTCAGGTCGTAGACGAACTTCTCCAGCAGGGTCAGGTTCTTCACCGTCTCACGCTCGGTCAGTTCAAAGACCACCCTGCTGCGGTCGATGCGGTACCGGTCCGCGAGGGCGATGATGTTGGGCAGGAATTCGTTCAGGATCATCGACTTCGGAGAAAGGTTCACGAAGAGGTTGCCCTGGTATCCCTGCTCCTCGACCATGGCGAAGGCCTTCTCCAGGAGGATCGCGTCCAGCCTCCCCACGATGCCGAGGCTCTCTGCGGTTTCGATGAAGTCGCTGGCAGCGATCACCTCCCCGTTCATCTCGATGCGGCACAGCACCTCGCAGCACTCGGGCTGGCCCGGTCCGAGCGCGACGATGGGTTGGAAGTACGGCACCACCCTGCGCCCGTCGACCGCGTCCTGCACCATCCTGGCCTTTTCCCCAACCATCCTGAACACCTCGACGACGTCGTCGGCTGTGGGGATACTGACCCGGTTTTTCCCCTCCCCCTTCGCCTTGTAGGTCATGTTGTCCGCGAACAGGAACAGGTCCTTCTCAGTCACCGCGTGCAGCGGGAACATGGCCAGTCCAATGGAGGCGGTCGCCCTGGCCTTCGCCGCATCAGGAGTGGTGACATAGAGGTCTTCGGTGATGTTCCTGATCCGCGACGCCACCAGGGCCGCCTGCGTCTCGTCCGCCTCGGGAAGCAGGATCACGAACTCGTCGCCGCCGTAGCGGGCGAAGATGTCCCCTTTGCGCAGGGCCTGCTGCACCGCGTCGGCGAAAGCGGCCAGGTAGCGGTCCCCGATGGAGTGCCCCCAGGTGTCGTTGATGTGCTTGAAGTTGTCCAGGTCGATGACGAGGAGCGCGAAACTGTAGCCATGCCGGTCGGCCCGGCCAACCTCGTACGAGATCAGTTCCCAGAACACCCGTTGATTGAAGAGGTTGGTGAGGGGATCGCGGGTGGCGTAATACTCGAGGTCCTTGGTGTACTTGTGGATCGCCTTGATGGAGCCGATCACGTTCAACAGCGTGGTCAGGATGCTGTCGATCACCAGGCTGCGGGTCGAGTTCCATGCCGACTCGGACTGGACCCCGATTCCCACCACCCCGCCGATCTGCGGGGAATCGAGGATCAGCGACTTGGTCTGCAGCTCCAGGTCGCCATGTTCCAGGGTCAGCGGCGTGTGGTCGCAGGCCACGTTGTGGATCACCTGCAGCCCCGAGCTCTCCGCCAACCGTGCGTTCTCGCGCCGTATCTTGCGCAGCACCTCCTGCTCGACGTGCTTCTTGGTCGCCTCGCTGGGCTGGGAGCGCCAGAAGATCTCGATATCGTAGAGCTCCTCGTCAACCTGGAAGATGCAGAACAACATGTAGGCATCGACCACCTGGTTGATCTCGAGCAGGAGGCACGCAACGTGCTCCTTCCAGTCCCGGATCACCTCGGAGGTGATGATGAACTTCTCCAGCATCTGGATCTCGAGCTCCAGGATCTCCTTGTCCACCGACACCGCCCGTATCTTGTCCACCAGTTTGGACACCTCGCCGAAAATCCGGTCCAGTTCGGTGAAGCCTGGGGCCACGTCGGAAAACTCCAGGCGGGTCAGGTCGCGGATGCTGTTGACCTGGATCACCTTGTCCCCGAGTTCGTTGATGGAAGGAACCACCCGGGCGTTGACCAGGCGCGCGATGAACAGCGCCATCAGCACCGGGATGGGGGAAAGCAGCAGGAAGAGGAAGAAGAGTTTGTGCCGGGCCTCCCGCAGCATGGGCCCGATATCCTGCCGCACCTTGAGCGCGCCCAGCAGGGTTCCGGTACGGGCGTTGCCGTGACAGCCGAGACAGTTTTTCGTGGCGACCAGGGGGAAGATGGCCTCGACCACCCGCCCCTCCCCCCGTTCCAGCACGTTGCCGCTTTTGAACACCTGCTCCACGCCCGGGTCCGCCGGAAGCTCGACCCGCCCGTAAAGCGCCTCCACGACCGGCGTGCGATACAGTTCCACGGAATGATTCCCCAGCGCATCCGACCCGCCTGGTGCGTTGTAGAGGCTTAAGAGCTCCTGCCGGGTGGCCCCCTTCCCCATCAGCAGGGGAATGGAGTGATGGAACTGCTGCGCCTGGTCGTAGGCAAGCCTGATGGCGCCGCGTTTCACGGAGTCGAGATATACCAGTGAGGAGATGCCGAGGACGGTAGCGAAGCTGATGAAGGAAACAGCGAGAGACGATGCCAGTATGAAGGTGCGCAGTGACAGCCGGAAACCGCGCCTCTGCGCGGAGGACGACGGGCTACCAACATGCTCTGCAACTTCAAAGTTTTCTTCCAAGGTAATACAGGATGCGTTTTCCAATTTAAACAGGACCTTTTTTGTCTTATTTGAAACTGGAAAGGTTTATATCACGCGACCAACCTCATAGCAAGGAATTCCTATATTCAGCAATCATACTAAGCGGATATCTGGCAAAGTCTTGTTTTTTTTAGGGAGGCCTAAGCAGTGTTATTGCCCATCAACCGCGCGCTGCCCCCCCTGTCCCCCCCTTTTGCACAGGGGAGACAGGGGGGATTTGCCTTTAAGTAAACCCCGAGATTTACGGTGCCTTGACTATCTTCGTGAACAGGTAATCGTTGCCCGCCACGGGCGTATGGCAGCCGAAGCACTCCGCCACGAAGCTTTTATCTTTGCCGTACGGCTGCAACTTGTCGCCGACGAAACGGGCGAAGCCCCACCCTCCCGTCTCCTTGTACTTCTTAGCGTCCTTCACCATGAACTCGACCTGCGCGAACGCGCCCGGCTCAGTCGCCACCGGGAAGTTGGGGTGCTTCTCCGCCTTCCAGGCCACCTTGGCCAGCACGCTGCCGTCGGGAAGCGGCTTGATTCCCGCCTTCAGTGCCGCCACCGCGGTATCGTTTCCCGTTATCACCCTGATCTGCCCCTTGTCCTCCCGGTAGGAGGGAGCGACCACTTTCCAGGAGAGGTAGTCGGGATACAGCGCGATGCCGTTGGGAGCAACCGGGCGATCGGCGGCGAATACCGAACCAGCTACCGACAGGATTACGGCACAGACAATCAAGTTTTTCCTCATAGCGTCCTCCTTCATGCAAGATGGTGAGCGTGCACCTGACATAGGAGAGCAGTCGGATCGGGGTCGCCAGACACAGCCAACTTGGAAACAATAGCAAAAACTTCCCATGCGTAAAGAAGTCACTACTAAATCACCATGTACCTGGACTGCCCGCTTGATCATTACTTGAGCCACAACTCTCCTTTTGCATGTTGCAGTGCTTGGCGCCTCTGCGATCCGCCTCCCTGCGTTGAGGGTGAAGTTGAGGAGCCGTCTGCCCCTGCTGCAGTCTGTGTGGAAGTTGTGAACGGCAAAGTGCTAAAATACCGTCATAGATCCACACCTGAAGTCATTGCATTCGAGGAACAAGAGGGATGAAAACATGAAGACGACCACGTGTGCACAACTGAAGGAACTGTTGACCTCCGGCGCGCTTGTCATCGACGTCATGACGCCCGAGGATTACGCCGCCTGCCACCTCACAGGCGCCCATAACGCCTGCATTTACGAGATGGTGTTCCTGGACCGCATCGCGGAACTGGTACCGGACTGGAACACCGAGTTGATCCTCTACGACGCTACCGGGAGCAGTCTCACCGCCGAGGTGGCGCGTGAGCGCCTGGTCCAGGCGGGATATCACCATGTTTCCGTGCTGGAAGGAGGACTCGCCGCCATCAAAGATGCCGGTTTCCCCGTCGCGGCCGGTACGGAAGTTTGTGGCGACGCAGCGGTAGCGGACGGCAGTTATGTCATAGATGTACAGAAGAGCACCCTGGAATGGATCGGGCGCAACCTCAACAACCGCCACCACGGCACCATCGCCATGCAAAGCGGCGAACTGGTCATGCGCGGCGGCAGGCTGACCGCCGGTTCCATCGTACTGGACATGACCAGCATCGAAAACCGCGACCAGCAGGATCCGTACTGGCGCGATCTCCTGGTCAGGCACCTGAAGTCGGAAGACTTCTTCGCCGTCGAGCGCTTTCCCACCGCCACCTTCCGGCTCACACGCTGGGAGACCGAAAACGCCGATTTTTCCGAAGCCCCCGAAGGTACCGTGATCGGTGAACTCACCATCAGGGGCGTCACCCGTCCGGTCGGCTTTCCCGCCGTAGTGGCGCCCCAGCCGGACGGCAGTGTCAAGGCCCATGCCCACTTCGACATCGATCGAACCCTTTGGGACGCCGGCTATGGTTCCGCCAAGCTCTACGAACGTCTCGGCATGCACCTCGTGCACGACCTGGTCACCCTGGAGCTGTTCATCCTGGCGCTAAGAAAGTGATTATCGTGAGGAAGGAGTAGCGGAGAAAGAGTTGAGAACAGGTGAGGTTGATGTAGAGCGGTTTACAAATACCGCGAGCCACCGCTATTGCAGCCGAAGAACGCCGCACGTGAATCAGCGTCCCCCCCTTTACGAAAGGCGGGAGGGGGGGATGTGCATTTGCCTCTAGCCACAACAAACTAACTTCAACTTCCTACTGCGCGTCACTAGGATCGCTGACCGAAGCCTCATTCACGCCGCACCGGACCCCGTTGCAACTGCACCCCTTGCATCCCCCCTCATCGGAGCAGGGTCGACGCACCACGTTGTACAGTACGAACAGGATGGTCCCCATGAGTACCGCCGCGAGCAGGTTGGTCACCCCGAGGAGGCCTTCAGCCTGGAACATGTGTCCCCCCACCGACACCCCGCGTACGTCCGAGGCAGCGGCGGCGAGTTTTCCCAGCCCGAAGTAAGAGATAGCACCGATGGCTGCGATGGTGCAGGCGTTCATCAACTTGGTCATCATGTAGTGGCAGGAGAAGATGGAACGGCTGTCGGCAAGGCTGATGAGAGCACCGGTGGTGATGCAGAAGGCGGCGCTGGGAAGTAAAAGGTACTGGACCAGTTCGATGGTGGACTGGTTGAGGACGGCCGTCTCTATCCGCTGTGACGACGTCGTGTAGATGTGGAGCAGGTAAAGGAGACAGGCGCCGCTTCCGGCGAGGATGGCCGAGGAAAGCATGTGGGCCTGCTTGAGGGCCGCCTGGAGGGCGGCATACAGTGGCGATGGCAGAGAACGCATCATGGCATCCCTCAACGCCGTCGACCTCAATCCGCGTGCGACGGCTGCAGAACCGCAGGCCCATCCTGGGCCCAATTGACTTCGATTCTTCGCGTACGGGAATTGCGCGGATGCATCGGCTGGTGCAGGTTCCCTCTCGCCTTGCCGATAGCGTATACACTATCAGCTTTAATAAGTAAACAACAAACTGACTTCTCCAACCAAGGCCCCCTCCCCCACCGGCTAGAACCCGTTGTAGACGAGGTAGATGCCGACCAGCGCGACAATGGCGCCGCCGACCCGCTTGGACCAGGCCGAGAACCTCAAAACTCCTCTCGCCTTGGCAAACGACTCCACGAAGCCGGTAAAGGTGCCCGCCGCCAGCATTAACATGCAATGCCCCACCGCGTAGGTAAACAGCAGCGCGACGCCGTAAAGGACCTCTCCTTTCGTGGCGACTACCGTGAGCAGAACAACGAGGACCGGAGTGGCGCAGGGCGAAGAAACGACGCCAAAGAAAAGGCCCAGCAGGAAGGCGCCGATTGCTCCCCCCTGCCTGGGCCGGTAGTCGAACCGCAGCGGAAGCCGTAACTGGTAGAGCCCCATGAGTTGACCGCCCATGACCAGCGCCACGATGCCGGCAACGACGTACCACCGCCCCCCGACTGTGCCGAACATGGTACCGAACCAACCAGCGGCAGCTCCGAACGCGGTGAAAGTCAGCGACAGCCCCAGCACGAACGCGAGCGACAGCATGAAGGCACGCCGCCGCTCCCCGTCGGCATAACCGCCGACAAAACCGACCACGAGCGGAATGGTCGCCAGCACGCACGGCGACGCCGAAGACAGCACTCCTGCCAGGAACACCGCGCCGAAGGCGACCAGCGGATAGGCGGAGATGATCAGCCCGACGTCGTCGAGGATGGTCACCGCAGTCCCGCCGCCTTCAACTCTTTGACGATCTCCGCCTTCTCCAGCGCACCGACGTGCCGTTTCACCTCGCGCCCCTTGGCGTCGAAGAAGATCTGGGTGGGAATCATCTGGATCCTGAACCTTTCGGCAGCGGCCTGGTCAGCGTGGACGTCGATGAAGAGCACCGACGCCTTGCCCCGGTATTCGGTGGAGAGCTGCTCCAGCACCGGGGCCATCTTGCGGCATGGGATGCAGGTGCGCGCCCCAAGGTCGATGACGGTCGGTTTCCCCGATGCCAGCGCTTTGCGGATGACCTCGTCGGAAGCGGAAGGAAGTTCGGCATGGGCGGTTGCGGTGACCAGGAGCACTGCCGCGACGAGAAGCTGCCTCATGACAGCATCCCGACGATTTCGGCGACGGATGCAACCTTCCCCGAAAACTTGACCTGGCCGTCGACGACCAGCGCCGGCGTGCTCATCACGCCGTACTTCATGATGGTGGGAATATCCTGAACCTTGACCACCTCGGCGCTCTTGCCGCTCTCCTGCAACGCCTGCTTGGTGTTCTCGTACAGCGTCGTACACTTGGCGCAACCGGTCCCCAGCACTTCGATTTTCATCTTATTCTCCTTTTACAAAATGGCGTTGAACAGATAACCGACCACGATGATGGCCACCGCGACGGTACCGAAAAAGGTGGCCAGCAGCCGCGTTTTCAGGACGTTCTTCAGGATGACCGCCTCAGGGAAAGACAAGGCAGTGACCGCCATCATGAAGGCCAGCACCGTCCCGATGGGGAGCCCCTTTTCCATGAGGGCCTGAACGATGGGAATGATGCCGGCCGCGTTGCTATACAGCGGCACCCCGATGACGACGGCGACCGGCACCGCTAACGGGTTGCCCTTGCCCGCGTAACGAAGGAGGAGTTCCTCCGGTGCGTAACCGTGGATGAAGGCCCCAAGGCCGATGCCCACGACGACGTACGGCCATATCTTCTTGAGAAGTCCGATGGTGTAGTCGCCGGCATCGGCGAACTTCTCTTTCAAGCTCCGCTCCTGTATCTCGGAGGCGCCCACCTTGATCTCCCAGACGTAGTCCTGGACATAGCGTTCCATCTTGAGCCTGCCGATCACGATGCCGGCTAGGATGGCAACCACCACCCCTGAACCGATGTAGAGCGTCGCGATCTTCCAACCGAACAATCCCCACAGCATGATGAGCGCCACCTCGTTCACCATCGGCGACGAGATGAGGAACGAAAAGGTCACCCCCAGGGGGATGCCGGACTCAACGAAACCGATGAACAGGGGGACAGCAGAACAGGAGCAAAACGGTGTGACTATGCCCAGGAGAGCGGCAAGAATGTTGCCGACGTACTCGCGATTGTGGGACAGGATGCGCCGGGTGCGCTCGGGAGAAAAGTAGGAGCGAATCACCGCGACGGCATACACGATGGTGGTGAGCAGCAGGAATATCTTCACCGTGTCGTAGATGAAAAAGTCGAGCGCCTCCCCCAGGGAACTCCCGGGGTCCATCCCCAACGCGGTGAAAACCAGGTAGTCTGCTAGATCTTTGAGCATCTACAATCCTTGCCGTTCCATGGGATCGGAATTTCGTAAAATTCTATCCATCCGAATGGACGGATGTGTTGCGACAAAAAAAATCAGGCGCAGCTGGCGCCTTCGGAAAACGAGGCGAGTCTCTTGATGTCGTCCGCGATAGCCGGAATTTCCGGAAGCCGTGCGCGGAGCACCTCGGCGATGTCGTACTGCAGACTGTTGTCGGTGCAGATGGAGTAATAGATCCAGACCCCTACCCGCCTGTCGTTGACCCACCCCGCGCCTTTCAGGTAGGCGAGATGCCGTGACACCGTGGACTGGGGCAACTGCAGTGTCGCCGTGAGGTCGCAGACGCAGAGTTCACCGGCGCTGAGCAGGAGCGCCAGGAGCCGGAGTCGCGTTTCGTCGGCAAGGGCCTTGAACTGTTGCATCTGTTTTTTCATGATCGCTATTATATCCGGATATCCGGATATGTCAACAATACATCTTGGTTCACCAGCAGCCTGGAAACTCACGGGCAAATTCTGCCTCGGGAAAATATGAATCCGCCAGGAGGAATTGTAGACTAAAGTACCCACAATAAAGTGACGATAGGTATGGGTGGATCACTATGACTGAAAATTTCATGTTCGTTGCTACCAGGGAGGATTTATGACAAACCTCACAATCGCAAAACGGTTACTGCTTGGCTTTGGAACCGTGTCGTTGCTTCTGTTCATCGTTGTGGGGGCGGGAATGAAAGGGCTCTACAGCAGCGCCGACCAGTTGAGCAACGTCAACCGCATCAGCGGGCTCACGGCAAGTGCCGGCCAAGTGCTGCTCAACCTGCAAGGGATAGACGAAGAAATCAAGGGACTCATGCTGGCCGAGACACAAGCGGATCGGGATAAGATTGTTAAACACATTGAGGATCACCGCAAAGCCTACCAACAGGCACTGGACGCGCTGAAAAAGAACACGAAGACGCCCGACGGCAAGAAGCTGGTAGCGGAGTTGGACAGCGCACTTAAAGCCGGCACAAAGGTGAATGAAACACTTATGACCATTGCGGCCTCGGGAGACACCGCCAAGTTCAAGGCCGCCATTGCCAGCGAGGGAGAGCCGGCCCGGCAAAAATACGTAGCAGCGGCCGAAGCGCTGATGGACTACTACGCCAAGCGGACCGACTTGAGGGTCAAGTCTGCACAAGAAGCGGGTACTGCTGCCATTACCACCATGCTGATCACCGGGTGTATCGCCTTTTTACTCAGCGTCGGCATTTGTGCCTTCCTCACCTCGGGGATAAATTCGGCGCTGAAGCAGATAAGCAGCGCCATTGCCGTCATAACCGGTGGTGATCTCACCCGGCGCATCACCTACCACTCCAAGGATGAACTGGGCCGGTTAAGCGATCACATCAACGATTTCGTCGGCAGGATCCAGTCCATCATGCAGGATTTGTCCGGCGATGCCCACAGGGTGGCCACGGCGTCGACACAGTTGCAGGCAACGGCGCAGCAGATGGTTCAGGGAACCGAAGAGATCGTCGCCCAAGCCAATACCGTTGCCACCGCAGGAGAAGAGATGGCGGCGACCTCCAACGACATAGCGCAGAACTGTCACCTCGCCGCCCAGGGCGCCCAAGGCGCCAACCAGGCAGCGGTCGACGGCGCAGGGGTTGTCGAGGCCACCGTGGCCGTTATGGGAGTAATAGCCGACCGGGTGCAGGGGGCGGCGAGGACCGTGGAATCGCTCGGCGAGCGCTCCGACCAGATCGGGGCCATCGTCGGAACCATTGAAGACATCGCCGACCAGACCAACCTGCTCGCGCTCAACGCGGCCATCGAGGCGGCCAGGGCGGGTG
Protein-coding sequences here:
- a CDS encoding thioredoxin family protein, with product MRQLLVAAVLLVTATAHAELPSASDEVIRKALASGKPTVIDLGARTCIPCRKMAPVLEQLSTEYRGKASVLFIDVHADQAAAERFRIQMIPTQIFFDAKGREVKRHVGALEKAEIVKELKAAGLR
- a CDS encoding thioredoxin family protein, which produces MKIEVLGTGCAKCTTLYENTKQALQESGKSAEVVKVQDIPTIMKYGVMSTPALVVDGQVKFSGKVASVAEIVGMLS
- a CDS encoding permease: MLKDLADYLVFTALGMDPGSSLGEALDFFIYDTVKIFLLLTTIVYAVAVIRSYFSPERTRRILSHNREYVGNILAALLGIVTPFCSCSAVPLFIGFVESGIPLGVTFSFLISSPMVNEVALIMLWGLFGWKIATLYIGSGVVVAILAGIVIGRLKMERYVQDYVWEIKVGASEIQERSLKEKFADAGDYTIGLLKKIWPYVVVGIGLGAFIHGYAPEELLLRYAGKGNPLAVPVAVVIGVPLYSNAAGIIPIVQALMEKGLPIGTVLAFMMAVTALSFPEAVILKNVLKTRLLATFFGTVAVAIIVVGYLFNAIL
- a CDS encoding ArsR/SmtB family transcription factor, which produces MKKQMQQFKALADETRLRLLALLLSAGELCVCDLTATLQLPQSTVSRHLAYLKGAGWVNDRRVGVWIYYSICTDNSLQYDIAEVLRARLPEIPAIADDIKRLASFSEGASCA
- a CDS encoding methyl-accepting chemotaxis protein; this encodes MTNLTIAKRLLLGFGTVSLLLFIVVGAGMKGLYSSADQLSNVNRISGLTASAGQVLLNLQGIDEEIKGLMLAETQADRDKIVKHIEDHRKAYQQALDALKKNTKTPDGKKLVAELDSALKAGTKVNETLMTIAASGDTAKFKAAIASEGEPARQKYVAAAEALMDYYAKRTDLRVKSAQEAGTAAITTMLITGCIAFLLSVGICAFLTSGINSALKQISSAIAVITGGDLTRRITYHSKDELGRLSDHINDFVGRIQSIMQDLSGDAHRVATASTQLQATAQQMVQGTEEIVAQANTVATAGEEMAATSNDIAQNCHLAAQGAQGANQAAVDGAGVVEATVAVMGVIADRVQGAARTVESLGERSDQIGAIVGTIEDIADQTNLLALNAAIEAARAGEQGRGFAVVADEVRALAERTTRATREISEMIRTIQGETQSAVQAMEDGSKEVERGTQQASRSGQALEAILEQIHAVMMQANQIATAAEEQTATTSEISSNMTQITNIVQATAQGADETATAATALASMSVRLQDMVRQFKVA